Proteins from a single region of Rhipicephalus sanguineus isolate Rsan-2018 chromosome 5, BIME_Rsan_1.4, whole genome shotgun sequence:
- the LOC119393895 gene encoding probable serine carboxypeptidase CPVL → MRPPQSGSNPRPSGQQWSTITTRPPWRVTDAKPCGYNCVRRNGQEEAPVLVWLQGGPGTSSLLGFFAENGPYALKDGDPPVPVRRPTTWSRFFSMIYVDEPVGAGYSFTESERGYARNLTDLAGDMVEFLQQFFTLFPEYAERDFYVTGESFGGKFVPATAFALHEAGDSLRVKINLKGVAFGNGITDPPSMIDYGHRLYLLGLVDRKQAAYFDQQRDVALGFIDNDSYVEAAFVINDLIFNLPNDYYNPSSSYFTNITGYESYYNVLNIHEILASILYEDFVQTPAVRRAIHVGENTFHDRTKVVTHMMGDILRSAKSFMPALMENYKVLVYSGHLDIVVPYSATAQFVERIPWSGAEAFSAAPRRIWRPRTEPWSPESNPKSAIFGYTRRAEAFREVMIRNAGHLAPHDQPEAALDMMVRFIFDLPFADGEDMPQNSSRRD, encoded by the exons atgcggccgccgcagtcgGGCTCCAACCCGCGGCCTTCAGGTCaacagtggagcaccataaccactagaccaccgtggcgggttactgATGCAAAACCGTGTGGCTACAATTGCGTGCGCAGGAACGGCCAGGAGGAGGCGCCTGTGCTGGTGTGGCTTCAAGGCGGTCCCGGCACGTCATCTCTGCTAGGCTTCTTTGCCGAAAACGGCCCTTACGCACTTAAAGACGGAGACCCCCCGGTGCCTGTACGACGGCCAACCACGTGGTCCCGATTCTTCTCGATGATCTACGTAGACGAACCTGTCGGCGCCGGTTACAGCTTCACGGAATCTGAGCGAGGATATGCGCGCAACTTGACAGATCTGGCCGGAGATATGGTGGAGTTTTTGCAGCAGTTCTTCACGCTGTTCCCGGAGTACGCCGAGAGGGACTTCTATGTGACGGGAGAGTCGTTCGGAG GAAAGTTCGTCCCGGCCACAGCGTTCGCCCTTCACGAAGCCGGCGACTCGCTACGCGTCAAGATCAACCTCAAGGGCGTCGCCTTCGGCAATGGAATCACAGATCCGCCAAGTATGATCGACTACGGCCACCGCCTGTACCTCCTGGGTCTCGTCGACCGGAAGCAGGCCGCCTACTTCGACCAACAGAGGGACGTTGCCCTGGGCTTCATCGATAATGACAGCTACGTCGAGGCCGCCTTCGTCATCAACGACCTCATCTTCAATCTACCCAACGACTACTACAATCCCTCATCCTCGTACTTTACTAATATCACTGGTTACGAGAGTTATTACAATGTGCTCAACATCCATGAGATTCTGGCATCAATACTGTATGAGGACTTCGTCCAGACTCCAGCTGTGCGACGAGCCATTCACGTTGGTGAAAACACCTTCCACGACAGGACCAAGGTCGTGACCCATATGATGGGCGACATCCTCAGATCGGCCAAGTCTTTCATGCCCGCGTTGATGGAGAACTACAAGGTCCTCGTGTACAGCggtcatttggacattgtcgtgCCGTACTCAGCCACGGCGCAGTTCGTCGAGCGGATTCCGTGGTCCGGGGCCGAGGCCTTCTCCGCGGCGCCACGCAGAATCTGGCGCCCGCGCACTGAGCCGTGGTCGCCGGAGTCTAACCCTAAATCTGCTATCTTCGGCTACACGCGACGCGCGGAGGCTTTCAGAGAGGTCATGATTCGTAACGCTGGTCACTTAGCACCCCACGACCAACCTGAAGCGGCCCTTGACATGATGGTAAGGTTCATTTTCGACTTGCCGTTTGCAGATGGGGAAGACATGCCCCAGAATTCTTCTAGACGCGACTAG